AGACAGGACACTGTCCCTGGATCTGTCCGGAATAAATACTTCCCATTTTATCTCTGATGATGGATTACCAATTGATGTTGACTGGGTGGATATGAGTGAGAGCAGGGAGCTGAGCATCAAGGCGCTGGTGATGTCTTATCTTGACAATGACAGTTTCCTGGCCCAGCTTCTGAATAATCCCAAAGCGACAAACAAACCGGGGATAGTCTCGTTGATAGCCCAGAGATGTCGTTCACTGCGGATACTTTCCCTGATAACTAATCGCAGGGACCTGCATACAGGATTCAATAACAAGGTCGTTCCCATGAACATTCTCATGAGTCCGGCAAAAATCCCGATCACTTTGCTGCGCAAGTTCATTCATATCAGGTATGTAGACAAGATGACCCTCATAAAACTCTCACAGAAAGGCACCGGATTGGTCCGCGAAGATGTCAGAAGAGAGATCGAGCGATATCTTAGATCCGCATCCTGATGAATCGATTCAGGGAATAAATCCTTACATTCATACCTGAAGAACTCACAGGATAAGTCACGCTCCTGATTCTCGAAACAAATCAACGGAAAACACCTTTATCAGCGCTATTGACAATTCCTTTCTTAATACATAATATGCTCTTGAACAGTATTGTTTTCTTTTTGGTTTAGACCCGTTCAGAATCCTGGAAAAGGGAGGCGAAATGCTGGCCGAAAGAATGAATAGACTTGGTACAGAAACTGCGTTCGAGGTACTTGCTCGCGCAAAAAAGATGGAAGCAGAGGGGAAAGACGTTGTTCATCTTGAGATTGGTGAACCTGACTTTGATACTCCTCGGAACATTATTGATGCCGCGATCGGGGCACTGAATAATGGGTTTACCCATTATGGCCCTTCTGCAGGTATGCTTGACGTCAGGCAGGCCTTCGCAGATTTCATCAGCAGAGACAGGAGTGTCAAGATAGGGCCGGAGAATATTGTTGTGACTCCTGGTGCGAAGCCCATCCTTTTCTTCTCTATTCTGGCTCTGGTAGATGCAGGAGACGAAGTGGTTTATCCGAACCCCGGATTCCCTATCTACGAATCCGTGATCAATTTCGTTGGAGCCAAACCGGTCCCGATTCCTCTGAGAGAGGAAAAGGCTTTTTCTTTCGATCTCGATGAGATGAAGCAGCTCGTCAATGACAAGACGAAGCTCATCATCATCAACTCACCCCAGAACCCGACTGGCGGGGTGTTGACGCCGGAAGATATGAAGGGGATAGCCGAACTGGCTCAGAAGCACGATGCATGGATACTCAGCGATGAAGTCTACAGTAAGATGGTCTACGATGGCAAACATGTGAGTATTTACGATTATCCCGAAGTGATGGATCGTACGATCCTCCTGGAGGGACATTCCAAGACATACGCCATGACCGGATGGCGCCTTGGGTATGCGGCCATGCCGGCCGAGCTTGCAGGCCAGATATCCAAGCTTCAGACTAACAGCAATTCATGCACATCCGCCTTCACCCAGATTGCAGGTGTAGAGGCTCTGACCGGACCCCAGGATGAATCGATAAAGATGATGGCCGAATTCAAGGCAAGGAGAGATATGTTCGTCGAGGGACTGAATTCCCTTCCTGGGTTCACATGTCTGAAGCCGAAAGGCGCATTCTATGTCTTCCCCAATATCACCGGGACAGGAAAAAAATCGAAGGAGCTTGAAGAGTACCTTCTCGATGAGGCGGGAGTCGCTGGATTGAGTGGTACGAGCTTCGGAAAGCATGGAGAGGGTTACTTGAGATTTTCATATGCCAACTCGCAGGAGAACCTTGCGAAAGCACTTGAGATGATCAAGGCAGTCCTTTAAAAAATAATACATTTCAACGACTGACCCCCTGGCGGGATATTTCTCCCGCCAGGGTTAAGTTTTTTCTGGAGGTTTTTGTGG
The window above is part of the Candidatus Latescibacterota bacterium genome. Proteins encoded here:
- a CDS encoding pyridoxal phosphate-dependent aminotransferase, yielding MLAERMNRLGTETAFEVLARAKKMEAEGKDVVHLEIGEPDFDTPRNIIDAAIGALNNGFTHYGPSAGMLDVRQAFADFISRDRSVKIGPENIVVTPGAKPILFFSILALVDAGDEVVYPNPGFPIYESVINFVGAKPVPIPLREEKAFSFDLDEMKQLVNDKTKLIIINSPQNPTGGVLTPEDMKGIAELAQKHDAWILSDEVYSKMVYDGKHVSIYDYPEVMDRTILLEGHSKTYAMTGWRLGYAAMPAELAGQISKLQTNSNSCTSAFTQIAGVEALTGPQDESIKMMAEFKARRDMFVEGLNSLPGFTCLKPKGAFYVFPNITGTGKKSKELEEYLLDEAGVAGLSGTSFGKHGEGYLRFSYANSQENLAKALEMIKAVL